The genomic stretch CAGATGCCGCAGCCGGTGGGGCCGGCGATATGCCGCCGCCGCTCGTTGATGAGTGCGGCCTTCGAAGGCTTCAGCCACATTCGCAGTTCAATGCCGTCGTCGAGTTCGACGATGTCGAGGGTCTCGATCTCGTCAGGCGATTGCACGATGCCTTCGCTGAGGCTGAAGCCGACGGCGAAATCTCTTAAGTTCTGCGGCGTGCCCATCATCACGGCGTAGGTGCCGCCGTTGTAGGTCAGCGCCAGCGCGGTTTCTTCCGGGATCAGGCGCGGGCCTTCACTCCGGCAGCCGTCGCGCCAGACCTGGCGGCGGGCCTTGCGGACGGGATCGTGCATCGTCATTCCGCGGCTTCCACGACCGGCGCGATCCGGCGCGAGTGACGGGCCTGCTCGTCATAGGCCTTCTGCCAGTCGGACGGGCCGTTCGACGGCGAAATCTGCACCGCCGTGACCTTGTATTCCGGGCAGTTGGTCGCCCAGTCGGAATACTCGGTCGTGATCACGTTGGCCTGCGTGTCCGGATGGTGGAAGGTGGTGTAGACCACGCCGGGCGCGACGCGATCGGTGATCTCTGCACGCAAGGTGGTTTCGCCGGCCCGGCTGGCGAGCCTTACCCAGTCGCCGTCGCGCACGCCGCGCTGCTCGGCATCGTGCGGATGAATTTCGAGCCGGTCTTCCTCGTGCCAGATGATATTATCGGTGCGCCGCGTCTGGGCGCCGACATTATACTGGCTGAGGATGCGGCCGGTGGTCAGCAGCAACGGATAACGCGGGCCGGTGCGCTCGTCGGTCGGGATATATTCAGTGATCACGAACTTGCCCTTGCCGCGGACGAAGCCGCCGATATGCATCACCGGCGTGCCCTGCGGTGCCTTCTCATTGCAGGGCCATTGCACCGAACCGAGTTCGTCGAGTTTTGTATACGAGACGCCGGCAAAGGTCGGCGTCAGCGCCGCGATCTCGTCCATGATTTGAGACGGATGGTCGTAGCGCATCTCGAAGCCCATCGCCTTGGCGAGGCCGATGGTGACTTCCCAGTCGGAGAGCCCGTTGCGCGGGGTCATCACCTTGCGGACGCGCTGGATGCGCCGCTCGGCGTTGGTAAAAGTGCCGTCCTTTTCCAGGAAGGTCGAGCCGGGCAGGAAGACGTGGGCGTAGTTCGCGGTCTCGTTGAGGAAGAGATCGTGGACGATGACGCATTCCATCGAAGACAGCGCCGCCACCACATGCTTGGTATTGGGATCGGACTGCAGGATGTCCTCGCCCTGCACGTAGAGCCCCATGAAGGTGCCCTCGATCGCGGCGTCGAACATGTTGGGAATGCGCAGGCCCGGTTCCCGATTGAGCTTGACGTTCCACATCGCCTCGAACTGGTCGCGCACGGCGTCGCCCGAGATATGGCGGTAGCCGGGCAGTTCGTGCGGGAACGAGCCCATGTCGCAGGAGCCCTGAACGTTATTCTGGCCGCGCAGCGGGTTCACGCCGACGCCGGGCCGGCCGATATTGCCGGTTGCCATCGCGAGGTTGGCGATCGCGATCACGGTGGTCGAGCCCTGGCTGTGCTCGGTGACGCCGAGCCCGTAATAGATCGCGCCGTTGCCGCCCGTGGCGAACAGCCGGGCTGCTTCGCGCAACTCCTTCGGATCGACGCCGGTCATGATCGCGGTGGCCTCGGGGCTGTTGTTCGGCAAGGCTGCGAAGGCGGCCCATTCCTCGAATTCGCTCCAGTCGCAGCGCTCGCGCACGAAGGCTTCATCGACAAGGCCTTCGGTAACGATGACATGCGCCAGCGCCGTGAGCACGGCGACATTGGTGCCGGGCATCAGTGGCAGGTGCAGCGCCGTCAGATGCGGGGCCTCGACCATCTCGGTGCGCCTGGGATCGATCACAATCAGCTTTGCACCTTGCCGCAACCGCTTCTTGAGACGCGATGCAAAGACCGGATGAGCGGCGGCCGGATTGGCGCCGATGATCAGCACCACGTCGGTGTGTTCGACCGAGTCGAAATCCTGGGTGCCGGCCGAGGTGCCGAACGTGGTCGACAGGCCGTAGCCGGTCGGCGAATGGCAGACGCGGGCGCAGGTATCGACGTTGTTGTTGCCGAACCCGCCGCGGATCAGCTTTTGCACCAGATAGGTTTCTTCATTGGTGCAGCGCGACGAAGTGATGCCGCCGACGGCGTCGCGGCCGTACTTTTCCTGGATGCCCTTGAATTTGGCGGCAGCGAAATTGAACGCTTCTTCCCACGACACTTCGCGCCAGGGATCGGCGATTTTCTCGCGGATCATCGGTTTAAGGATACGCTCCTTGTGGGTGGTATAGCCCCAGGCAAAGCGGCCCTTGACGCAGGAATGGCCGCGGTTGGCCTTGCCGTCCTTGTAGGGCACCATGCGCACGACTTCCTCGCCGCGCATCTCGGCCTTGAAGGTGCATCCGACGCCACAGTAAGCGCAAGTCGTCACAACAGAATGTTCGGGCTGGCCGATCTCGATCACCGATTTTTCCGTCAGCGTCGCGGTCGGGCAGGCCTGCACGCAGGCGCCGCAGGAGACGCATTCCGATCCCAGAAAGCTCTCGCTCATGCCGGGCGACACCCGGCTGTCGAAGCCGCGGCCCGAGATCGTCAGCGCAAACGTGCCTTGCACTTCCTCGCAGGCGCGGACGCAGCGCGAGCAGACGATGCATTTGGAGGGATCATAGGTGAAATAGGGGTTGGACTCGTCCTTCGGCATCCACGCCGCATTGGCTTCGCCGTGAGACTTGGCGAACACGTGGTTGTCGCCCTCATAGCCGTAGCGCACGTCGCGTAAGCCGACCGCGCCGGCCATGTCCTGCAATTCGCAATCGCCGTTGGCGGCACAGGTCAGGCAATCCAACGGGTGGTCGGAGATGTACAACTCCATCACGCCCTTGCGCAGCTTCTTCAGCCGCTCGGTCTGAGTGTGAACCACGAGGCCGGGCAGAACGGGCGTGGTGCAGGACGCCGGCGTGCCGGCGCGGCCCTCGATCTCGATCAGGCACAGCCGGCAGGAGCCGAACGCATCGACCATGTCGGTGGCGCACAGCTTTGGGATCTGCGTGCCGGCTTCCATCGCCGCGCGCATGATCGAGGTGCCCTCGGGCACCGTGACGCTGTTGCCGTCGATGGTGAGCGTCACCATCGTCTCGGATTTCGAGCGGGGCGTTCCGAAGTCGGTTTCCTGGATCAGCGACATGGCGATTTCCTTTACTCCGCGGCCTGCAGACGGGCCGGTGCCGGGCCAAAATCTTCCCGAAAATGTTTCAGTGCACTCATGACGGGATAGGGCGTGAAGCCGCCGAGCGCGCAGAGCGAGCCGAATTTCATGGTGTTGCAGAGGTCTTCGACCACCGCGAGATTTTCAGCCACGCGCTCGCCGGCGCGGATCTTGTCGATGGTCTCGACGCCGCGAGTGGAGCCGATCCGGCACGGCGTGCACTTGCCGCAGGATTCCACCGCACAGAATTCCATCGCAAAGCGCGCCTGCTTCGCCATATCGACGCTGTCGTCGAACACCACGATGCCGCCATGGCCGATCAGGCCGTCGCGCGCCGCAAACGCTTCGTAATCGAACGGCGTATCGAACAGCGCGCGGGGAAAGTACGCGCCCAGGGGGCCGCCGACCTGCACCGCGCGGACCGGACGGCCCGTCAAGGTGCCGCCGCCGATATCGTCGATCAGTTCGCCGAGGGTAACGCCAAAGGCGGTCTCGAACAGGCCGCCATATCGGATGTTTCCGGCCAACTGGATCGGCATGGTGCCGCGCGAACGGCCCATCCCGGAATCCGCATAGGCTGTTGCACCGCCGGCCAGGATGAAGGGGATCGCCGCGAACGACAGCACGTTGTTGATCACGGTGGGTTTGCCGAACAGGCCCTTATGCGCCGGCAGCGGCGGCTTGGCGCGCACGATGCCGCGGCGGCCTTCCAGGCTTTCCAGGAGCGAGGTCTCTTCGCCGCAGACATAGGCGCCGGCGCCGACGCGGACTTCGAGGTCGAAATCGTGCGCGGAGCCGTTGATGCGGGCGCCGAGATAGCCGGCGCGTTTCGCGGCCGATATCGCCGCCTTCATTGCCGCCACGGCGTGCGGATATTCCGAGCGGATGTAGATGTAACCCTTGCTGGCGCCGACCGCGATGCCCGCAATCGTCATGCCCTCAATCACCACGAAGGGATCGCCCTCCATGATCATGCGATCGGCAAACGTGCCGCTGTCGCCTTCGTCGGCGTTACAGACGATGTATTTCCGCTCGGCGCTGGCCTGCGCCACAGTCTTCCATTTGATCCCGGTCGGAAAGCCGGCGCCGCCACGGCCGCGCAGCCCTGAGGCGGTGACATCGGCGAGGATTTCGTCCGGGGTCAGCCGCAGCGCCCGTTCCAGGCCCTTGAAGCCCTCATGGGCGCGATAATCCTCGACCACGCGCGGATCGATCACGCCGCAACGCGCGAAGGTCAGCCGCGTCTGCCGCTTCAGCCAGGGGATTTCGTCGGCGACACCAAGCCGCAGCGGATGCGGGCCGCTGGCTGCCATCGCATCCAGCACCGACCGCGCGTCGGTCGTGGTCACCGGGCCGAACGCGACTCGGCCTTGCGATGTTGCGACCTCGATCATGGGCTCGAGCCAATAGAGCCCGCGCGATCCGGTCCTGACGATCTCGACGGCGAGGCCACGCTTTGCGGCGGCCTGCTCTAGCGCGACGGCGACGTCATCGGCGCCGACGGCGACCGCACCGGCATCGCGGGAAATGAAAATGCGCATCGTCATCGCTGCACCTCCGCCACCAGCGCATCGATCCCTGCGTCATCCAGCCGGCCGACGAGACGGCCATTGAGCATCGCCGACGGCGCGGTGGCGCAGAGCCCGAGGCAATAGATCGGCTCCAGCGTCACCCGCGCATCGGCGGTGGTGTTGCCAAGGGAAATGCCGAGTTTTGCTTCCGCGCGCGCGGCCAGCACATCGCCGCCCGCGGCCTGGCAGGCCTCGGCGCGGCACAGTTTCAGCACATGGCGGCCGGCGGGTTGGTGCCGGAAATCGTGGTAGAAGGTAAACACGCCGTGGACCTCGGCGCGCGACAGATGGAGTGCTGCGGCGATCATCGGAATCGCCGGCTCCGGCACGTAACCGAAGGCTTCCTGCAGCGCATGCAGGATCACCAGCGTGGCGCCTTCGAGCGTGTCGTGCTCGGCGATGATTTCGGCGCCGCGCGCCTCATCCCAGGGTTCATAGACCGGTGTCATCCGCGCTCTCAAATCAGGGGTTGCTGGCACCCGCTGATGAGAGTTGGAATTGCTCCAAAGATCAATAAAGCTGTCTCATGCTGCGATATCAAAACGCGATCAATGTTCCCGGGAAATCGGGCGATTTGGAAATGCAATGTGAAAATCGCGCGCCCAAGGCGCGGCTTTTGGCGTATGGGTCCGGCAGCGGCCGTGATATTCATGACGGCTATTCTACCTATCCTGTGAGGCTCCCTTCTTGATCGACAAGCTTGAACTTCTGCTCGCGCTGGCCAAGGAACGTCATTTCGGACGGGCCGCCGAGGCCTGCGGCGTCACCCAGCCGACGATGTCGACCAGCCTCAAGCAGCTCGAGGAAATCCTCGGCGTTATGCTGGTGCAGCGCGGCTCCCGCTTCCAGGGCTTTACGCCGGAGGGCGAGCGCACGCTCGACTGGGCGCGGCGCATCGTCGGCGACGCCCGCGCGATGAAGCAGGAGATCAACGGATTAAAGGACAAGCTGTCGGGCGAGATCCGGATCGCGGCGATCCCGACCGTGCTCGGCATGGTGGCATCGCTGACCACGCCGTTCCGCGCGCGCCATCCGGACGTGCGCTTCCGGATTCAGTCCTGCACCTCCGCAGACGTGCTGGGTCTTTTGGAAAATCTCGAGGTCGATGCCGGCCTGACCTATATCGAGAACGAGCCGATCGGCCGGGTTCGCACCATTCCGCTCTATAACGAGAGCTATCGCCTGCTGACGTCGCCCGACGGCATGTTCGGCGACCGCAAGCAGGTCACCTGGAAGGAAGTGGGGCAGGTGCCGCTGTGCCTGCTGACCCCGGACATGCAGAACCGGCGCATCATCGATCGCGCGCTGCTTTCGGTCGGCGCCGAGGCGACGCCGACGCTGACCTCCAATTCGCTGCTGGTGCTCTATACCCACGTCAAGACCGGCCGCTGGGCCAGCGTGATGCCCGCCAAACTCGCGGAGACGCTGGGCCTTGCTGATACCGTCCGCAGCATTCCGATCGTCGATCCCGCGGTCAATTACAGCATTGGCCTCGTGATCCCGCAGCGCGATCCGATGACGCCGTTGATCGCTGCGCTGGTGCAGGTCGCCCGCGAAGTCGCGCCGACGCTGGAGTGAAAGCTGGCGTACCTATGAATTGAGCTTGGTCGCTGCTGCTTGATTGAAGTCCGCTGTGCGCCGATAGAGACCAAATCCGGCGGCGCAGCGAAATGTCGCGATGTGCCAAGATGCGACATTGGCGCAAACGATGCCACAACGACGCGCCGATGAACAATTGCGGAAAATCGGCGACGTCAGCGCTGCGATGTATTGGTCGGCTGCCGATCCAACAGAATATCGTTCATCCTGATTTCCACCGCGATTTTCACGTTCGGGTGCGGCAGAATATAGAAGCGCCCGTCCTTCACCGCGTCGATCGTGATCCTTGCGATATCGGCGGCGGAAAGCTTTCCTGATTTGATCGCCTGTCTGATGCGATCCGAGTACTGCTCCGCTTCCGGATTGGAGTCCGCGAGTTGCGCGGGCCGGTTGCGTTCGGAGTTCGATATCCCGGTATCAACAAATGCGGGGCATAGCACGGAAACGCCGATCGGCGCATTCTGGCCGCGCAGCTCGTGATGAAGGCATTCCGTGATCGCGACGACGGCGTGTTTGCTCGCGGCATAGACGCCGGAGCCCGGGGGCGCAAGCAGACCCGCTGCGGAGGCCGTGTTGACTATGTAAGACTCTTCCTTTTGCGCCAGCATGCGCGGCACGAAGCTGCGCAACCCGTGTACCACACCCATCACGTTGATACCCAACGTCCACTTCCAGTCGTCGAGCGTGGCCGTCCAGATCGGCCCCGCCGTTCCCACGCCCGCGTTGTTGAAGAGCAGGTGGCATGCGCCAAAGCGGTCGTATGTCGACCTTGCCAGATGCTCAATGCTGTCGGCACTTGAGACGTCGCTGCCAATCACGAGGGACTCGGTGCCAGGCTTGAGCAGCGCGACGGTGGTACCTAAGCCACCTGTATCGATATCTGTGAGAATAACCTTCATTCCTTCGTCGGCGCAACGGATCGCAAATTCACGACCAAATCCACTGGCCGCACCTGTAATCACCGCAACTTTTCCGTGAAGCTCTTTCATGGCGAGTCCTAGTGAGAAACACGTCGGGAAATACGGGTGCGTTTGTTTCTTGTAATGAAGGCGCCCCTATCACCGGGATTACGATATCAATAGAGCCGGCCTGTCATGAAGCTGGTCGTCACACGATCAACGCCAGCGCGGCTTCTAGAGCCGCTTCATCCAATCGTGCTTCAACCCGCCATACTCATTTGATTTGCCTTGGGCCGGTCGCACGGTCCGCGTTATCCAGTTGTCCACCCCGATGCTCGATGCGTCAGCCTACCACCATTTTCCAAGCACACGCTTGAAAATATCATTCGCGACCGAAGGGAGCCGGCCACACGTCCGGCCAAGTCCGCTTTGCTGCTGAAAGCGAAAGTGTAGTCAGAGCATTAGCGGCTCCGCGACTGGGCATTGCGGGTTGATGGGGCCGCCGCAGACGTGATTCAAGCTCCGAAACTGGAGGCTCGGGAAACCGGACGGACGGCTGTAGCTGACGCCGCCGGGCGATAATTCCATCCTGGAATGACTGCTATTCCGCCGCGGCTGCTGACACGACGGTGGCGGCAGGGCGCCGCTAGGCTGCGGTCTTCAAGGGAACGGCTCGCGCCGCGCCCGACTCCAGCGATTGAGGAAGCAACGATGTCGAGACTACAGAACAAGGTCGCCGTGATTACCGGCGGCACCAGCGGGATTGGACTGGCAGCGGCACAGCGGTTCGTCGCCGAAGGGGCGTTCGTCTACATCTTCGCCCGCCGTCAGGACGAATTGGACAAGACGGTCACCTCGATCGGCCGGAACATCGCCGGCGTCCAGGGCGACGTCCGCAAGCTCGAGGATCTCGACCGCCTCTACGCCAGGGTCGCTTCCGATGGCCGCAAGCTCGACGTGGTGGTCGCCAATATCGGCGCCGTCGACAGCGTGAAACTTACCGATGTCACCATCGAGAGCTTCAACCACAATTTCGACGTCAACGCCCGCGGCGTGCTGTTCACGGTGCAGAAGTCGCTGCCGCTCCTGAACAATGGCGCATCCGTCATCCTGACCAGCACGATCGCCGCCCTGCGCGGCTTC from Bradyrhizobium sp. Ash2021 encodes the following:
- the fdhF gene encoding formate dehydrogenase subunit alpha produces the protein MSLIQETDFGTPRSKSETMVTLTIDGNSVTVPEGTSIMRAAMEAGTQIPKLCATDMVDAFGSCRLCLIEIEGRAGTPASCTTPVLPGLVVHTQTERLKKLRKGVMELYISDHPLDCLTCAANGDCELQDMAGAVGLRDVRYGYEGDNHVFAKSHGEANAAWMPKDESNPYFTYDPSKCIVCSRCVRACEEVQGTFALTISGRGFDSRVSPGMSESFLGSECVSCGACVQACPTATLTEKSVIEIGQPEHSVVTTCAYCGVGCTFKAEMRGEEVVRMVPYKDGKANRGHSCVKGRFAWGYTTHKERILKPMIREKIADPWREVSWEEAFNFAAAKFKGIQEKYGRDAVGGITSSRCTNEETYLVQKLIRGGFGNNNVDTCARVCHSPTGYGLSTTFGTSAGTQDFDSVEHTDVVLIIGANPAAAHPVFASRLKKRLRQGAKLIVIDPRRTEMVEAPHLTALHLPLMPGTNVAVLTALAHVIVTEGLVDEAFVRERCDWSEFEEWAAFAALPNNSPEATAIMTGVDPKELREAARLFATGGNGAIYYGLGVTEHSQGSTTVIAIANLAMATGNIGRPGVGVNPLRGQNNVQGSCDMGSFPHELPGYRHISGDAVRDQFEAMWNVKLNREPGLRIPNMFDAAIEGTFMGLYVQGEDILQSDPNTKHVVAALSSMECVIVHDLFLNETANYAHVFLPGSTFLEKDGTFTNAERRIQRVRKVMTPRNGLSDWEVTIGLAKAMGFEMRYDHPSQIMDEIAALTPTFAGVSYTKLDELGSVQWPCNEKAPQGTPVMHIGGFVRGKGKFVITEYIPTDERTGPRYPLLLTTGRILSQYNVGAQTRRTDNIIWHEEDRLEIHPHDAEQRGVRDGDWVRLASRAGETTLRAEITDRVAPGVVYTTFHHPDTQANVITTEYSDWATNCPEYKVTAVQISPSNGPSDWQKAYDEQARHSRRIAPVVEAAE
- a CDS encoding NADH-quinone oxidoreductase subunit NuoF, whose product is MTMRIFISRDAGAVAVGADDVAVALEQAAAKRGLAVEIVRTGSRGLYWLEPMIEVATSQGRVAFGPVTTTDARSVLDAMAASGPHPLRLGVADEIPWLKRQTRLTFARCGVIDPRVVEDYRAHEGFKGLERALRLTPDEILADVTASGLRGRGGAGFPTGIKWKTVAQASAERKYIVCNADEGDSGTFADRMIMEGDPFVVIEGMTIAGIAVGASKGYIYIRSEYPHAVAAMKAAISAAKRAGYLGARINGSAHDFDLEVRVGAGAYVCGEETSLLESLEGRRGIVRAKPPLPAHKGLFGKPTVINNVLSFAAIPFILAGGATAYADSGMGRSRGTMPIQLAGNIRYGGLFETAFGVTLGELIDDIGGGTLTGRPVRAVQVGGPLGAYFPRALFDTPFDYEAFAARDGLIGHGGIVVFDDSVDMAKQARFAMEFCAVESCGKCTPCRIGSTRGVETIDKIRAGERVAENLAVVEDLCNTMKFGSLCALGGFTPYPVMSALKHFREDFGPAPARLQAAE
- a CDS encoding formate dehydrogenase subunit gamma — protein: MTPVYEPWDEARGAEIIAEHDTLEGATLVILHALQEAFGYVPEPAIPMIAAALHLSRAEVHGVFTFYHDFRHQPAGRHVLKLCRAEACQAAGGDVLAARAEAKLGISLGNTTADARVTLEPIYCLGLCATAPSAMLNGRLVGRLDDAGIDALVAEVQR
- a CDS encoding LysR family transcriptional regulator; this translates as MIDKLELLLALAKERHFGRAAEACGVTQPTMSTSLKQLEEILGVMLVQRGSRFQGFTPEGERTLDWARRIVGDARAMKQEINGLKDKLSGEIRIAAIPTVLGMVASLTTPFRARHPDVRFRIQSCTSADVLGLLENLEVDAGLTYIENEPIGRVRTIPLYNESYRLLTSPDGMFGDRKQVTWKEVGQVPLCLLTPDMQNRRIIDRALLSVGAEATPTLTSNSLLVLYTHVKTGRWASVMPAKLAETLGLADTVRSIPIVDPAVNYSIGLVIPQRDPMTPLIAALVQVAREVAPTLE
- a CDS encoding SDR family NAD(P)-dependent oxidoreductase, with the protein product MKELHGKVAVITGAASGFGREFAIRCADEGMKVILTDIDTGGLGTTVALLKPGTESLVIGSDVSSADSIEHLARSTYDRFGACHLLFNNAGVGTAGPIWTATLDDWKWTLGINVMGVVHGLRSFVPRMLAQKEESYIVNTASAAGLLAPPGSGVYAASKHAVVAITECLHHELRGQNAPIGVSVLCPAFVDTGISNSERNRPAQLADSNPEAEQYSDRIRQAIKSGKLSAADIARITIDAVKDGRFYILPHPNVKIAVEIRMNDILLDRQPTNTSQR
- a CDS encoding SDR family oxidoreductase — its product is MSRLQNKVAVITGGTSGIGLAAAQRFVAEGAFVYIFARRQDELDKTVTSIGRNIAGVQGDVRKLEDLDRLYARVASDGRKLDVVVANIGAVDSVKLTDVTIESFNHNFDVNARGVLFTVQKSLPLLNNGASVILTSTIAALRGFPGRSAYAASKTALRSYARTWTMELKDRGVRVNTITPGPCDTPLIDAQVSSPDEAAAVRAKHAASIPLGRMARPEEIAAAMLFLASEDSSFVAGSELLVDGGMCSV